Proteins encoded within one genomic window of Nitrospirota bacterium:
- a CDS encoding MjaI family restriction endonuclease has product MRYMCPISELICKRICNSFEEWESFYFNTARQKKKDGAKITREYIRDLGQRLYVKLSEVVQSELESIEEEECIDYAYNLVLNRTYEGYKSEIDTVYGQLESIIGVKINPAPDEWDRAYHVDFSIQVNDKYIGLQIKPISSGQALNQYQWIKMHEVSHEKFRKKFGGQVFFIYSVKAGKNKKIYNVEVIEEIKKEIGKLQK; this is encoded by the coding sequence ATGCGGTATATGTGTCCAATTTCCGAATTAATTTGTAAGCGTATCTGCAACTCATTTGAAGAGTGGGAAAGTTTTTACTTTAATACCGCGAGACAGAAAAAGAAGGACGGTGCAAAAATAACAAGAGAATACATCAGGGATTTAGGGCAAAGACTTTATGTGAAATTGTCTGAAGTTGTTCAAAGCGAATTAGAATCAATTGAGGAAGAAGAATGCATCGACTATGCATACAATCTTGTGTTAAATAGAACTTATGAAGGATATAAATCTGAGATTGACACGGTATATGGACAGCTTGAATCCATCATCGGCGTTAAAATTAATCCTGCCCCTGATGAATGGGACAGAGCTTATCATGTTGATTTTTCAATTCAAGTAAATGATAAGTATATAGGTCTTCAAATCAAGCCGATATCTTCCGGTCAGGCATTGAACCAATATCAATGGATTAAGATGCATGAAGTTAGTCACGAAAAGTTCAGAAAGAAGTTTGGCGGGCAAGTCTTTTTTATCTACTCTGTCAAGGCGGGCAAAAATAAGAAGATATATAATGTTGAAGTAATTGAAGAAATTAAAAAGGAAATCGGAAAATTACAGAAATAA
- a CDS encoding dCMP deaminase family protein, with protein MRPEWDDYFIEIAKVVSSRSTCMRRKYGAVIVKDRVLISTGYNGAPRGIDNCIDLQTCIRKEQNIPSGERYELCEAVHAEQNAIINAPPERMKGAVIYIAGFEDDKSFANGKPCKLCDRMIRNAQIKEVIFLKSDGGIEKIEVFKP; from the coding sequence ATGCGCCCTGAATGGGATGATTATTTTATAGAGATAGCAAAGGTCGTATCTTCAAGGTCCACCTGCATGCGCAGAAAGTATGGCGCGGTCATTGTGAAAGACAGGGTGCTGATAAGCACAGGATATAACGGCGCCCCGCGCGGCATAGATAACTGCATAGACCTTCAAACGTGCATCAGAAAGGAACAGAACATCCCTTCAGGCGAGAGGTATGAGCTTTGCGAGGCTGTGCATGCCGAACAGAACGCGATCATCAACGCGCCGCCTGAGAGGATGAAAGGCGCTGTCATCTATATCGCAGGTTTTGAAGATGACAAGAGTTTTGCCAACGGCAAGCCGTGCAAGCTTTGCGACCGCATGATAAGGAACGCCCAGATAAAAGAGGTCATATTTCTGAAGAGTGACGGGGGCATTGAAAAGATAGAGGTATTTAAGCCGTAG
- a CDS encoding alpha/beta hydrolase — protein sequence MNLNETIHKGGADKPVAVLIHGLGVDKGIWTDPLHTKLLANNFRLKILAAETPIPRISTEKNNITIGDFPDKIENIWSVLRDEGYNLITWSQKRPVGHVDAAVVELKHIVAKAEELFPGSPVALIGHSRGGLIARKFMEDRHPAIKALITIASPHSGSSISKIAGYLSPLAAVLKKILPKEEQGTVIETIGRTTDFLLGEALKELMPGSDFIKGLKDSSNKNIKYLSFGGTEPRLLTVYQWKKNESEIYPKPLIEIPDSLMKLLPSSLKLDELTPGKGDALVSAESSVMPWSSSHYDVPANHVSIMWDKEVIQKTIEVLKSI from the coding sequence GTGAATTTAAATGAAACCATTCATAAGGGCGGCGCTGATAAACCTGTCGCTGTCCTGATCCATGGCCTCGGAGTGGACAAGGGCATATGGACAGACCCTCTCCACACAAAGCTTCTTGCAAATAACTTCCGGCTGAAAATACTCGCAGCAGAGACGCCCATTCCACGCATTTCAACAGAAAAAAATAATATCACCATAGGCGATTTCCCCGATAAGATAGAGAACATCTGGTCTGTACTCAGGGATGAAGGATACAACCTCATAACGTGGAGCCAGAAGAGGCCGGTCGGCCATGTAGATGCCGCAGTTGTAGAGCTTAAGCATATCGTTGCAAAGGCTGAAGAGCTTTTCCCCGGAAGCCCTGTTGCATTGATAGGCCACAGCAGGGGTGGACTTATCGCAAGGAAGTTCATGGAAGATAGGCATCCCGCGATAAAGGCACTGATAACGATCGCATCGCCTCATTCAGGCAGTTCCATCTCAAAGATAGCCGGATATCTCTCGCCTTTGGCAGCTGTGCTGAAGAAGATCCTGCCGAAGGAAGAACAAGGCACGGTTATTGAGACCATCGGCCGGACAACTGATTTTCTCCTTGGGGAGGCGCTGAAGGAGCTGATGCCGGGCTCTGATTTTATTAAGGGCCTGAAAGATTCCAGCAATAAAAATATCAAATATCTTTCTTTCGGCGGGACAGAACCGAGGCTTCTGACCGTTTATCAGTGGAAGAAGAATGAAAGCGAGATATATCCTAAGCCTCTGATAGAGATACCTGATTCGCTTATGAAACTGCTGCCGTCTTCTCTCAAACTTGATGAGCTTACACCGGGCAAGGGTGACGCTCTTGTATCAGCGGAGAGTTCGGTGATGCCGTGGAGTTCAAGTCACTATGACGTGCCTGCGAACCATGTATCAATAATGTGGGACAAAGAAGTCATCCAAAAAACAATAGAGGTTCTCAAAAGTATCTGA
- a CDS encoding cytosolic protein codes for MGKIENKDVIAFIEKNINTFHAKRLQNLEGLKLTTILKKKNPYLFKAKNIHTAQDLVKPLLDAHLSSQEETIFGDFLEGLAIFICGKVYGGNKSSAEGIDLEFVNDNIHNIVAIKSGPNWGNSQQVIKMKDNFRKAKRILRTSNSKIHVQAINGCCYGRDNKPDKGDYFKYCGQRFWELISGKEYLFTDIIEPLGHKAKERNEEFMVAYAQIINRFTMDFMNEFCIDGKIDWKKLVIYNSGKSS; via the coding sequence ATGGGAAAAATCGAAAATAAAGATGTAATTGCATTCATTGAGAAAAATATAAACACCTTTCATGCGAAGAGGTTGCAGAATCTTGAAGGGTTGAAATTGACAACAATCCTGAAAAAGAAGAATCCTTATCTATTTAAGGCAAAAAATATTCATACGGCTCAAGACTTAGTTAAACCACTTCTTGATGCACATCTTTCTTCTCAGGAAGAAACAATCTTTGGTGACTTTTTGGAAGGACTCGCAATCTTCATTTGTGGGAAAGTGTATGGAGGCAATAAGTCTTCTGCAGAAGGGATTGATTTAGAATTCGTCAATGATAATATCCATAATATTGTCGCAATTAAATCAGGGCCGAACTGGGGGAACAGTCAACAAGTAATAAAAATGAAAGACAATTTTAGAAAAGCCAAAAGGATTCTTAGAACAAGTAATTCAAAGATACATGTTCAGGCAATTAATGGTTGCTGTTACGGTCGTGATAATAAACCTGACAAAGGTGATTATTTCAAATATTGTGGACAAAGGTTTTGGGAACTCATTTCCGGAAAAGAATATTTGTTTACAGATATTATTGAGCCTCTCGGGCATAAGGCAAAAGAACGCAATGAGGAGTTTATGGTTGCCTATGCACAAATCATTAATAGGTTTACCATGGATTTCATGAATGAATTTTGCATAGACGGTAAAATAGATTGGAAGAAGTTAGTGATATACAATTCTGGGAAGAGTTCTTAA
- a CDS encoding DUF3467 domain-containing protein, which translates to MANKPNEITINIPPHIQAGVYANSMTVTHTKDEFIMDFSLITPPVGTVNARVITSPGHAKRIIAALQDNVRRYEAQFGTIVEADILKGKGPIGFNA; encoded by the coding sequence ATGGCGAACAAACCAAATGAGATAACTATCAACATCCCGCCTCACATTCAGGCAGGGGTATATGCGAACAGTATGACGGTCACACATACGAAGGATGAATTTATAATGGACTTCTCTCTGATAACACCGCCTGTCGGCACGGTCAACGCGAGAGTCATCACAAGCCCGGGACATGCAAAGCGCATAATTGCCGCGCTTCAGGATAATGTCAGGAGATATGAGGCTCAATTTGGCACGATCGTGGAAGCGGATATACTCAAGGGGAAAGGGCCGATAGGTTTTAATGCTTAG
- a CDS encoding methionine adenosyltransferase: MKKKSHLFTSESVSEGHPDKVADQISDAILDAIFEQDPAARVACETLVNTGMVIISGEITTKAWVDMQSVVRQTVKRIGYNSSDMGFDWESCAVLTSIDKQSADIAVGVDETNDHEQGAGDQGIMFGYATNETDVLMPAPITYAHRLMRRQSEVRKNGTLPWLRPDAKSQVTFRYEDNVPVGIDAVVLSTQHSPEIDYKTLKEAVMDEIILPVLPADFISTNTKFHINPTGRFVIGGPVGDCGVTGRKIIVDTYGGAARHGGGAFSGKDPSKVDRSAAYATRYVAKNIVAAGLADRCEIQVSYAIGVAEPISISIETFGTGKVSEDKLIALVREHFDLRPRGLITMLNLLRPIYSPTAAYGHFGREGEGFTWEKTDLAETLKKEAK, translated from the coding sequence ATGAAGAAAAAGAGTCACTTATTCACATCCGAGTCCGTATCAGAGGGACATCCCGATAAAGTCGCTGATCAGATCTCAGACGCAATCCTTGACGCGATATTTGAGCAGGACCCGGCTGCCCGCGTAGCTTGCGAAACCCTTGTCAACACAGGCATGGTGATCATCTCGGGTGAGATCACTACCAAGGCATGGGTAGACATGCAGAGCGTAGTGCGCCAGACAGTAAAACGTATCGGCTACAACAGTTCGGACATGGGTTTTGACTGGGAGTCATGCGCGGTTCTGACATCCATTGACAAACAGTCCGCTGACATAGCCGTCGGAGTTGATGAGACCAATGATCATGAGCAGGGCGCCGGCGATCAGGGCATAATGTTCGGCTATGCTACAAATGAGACAGACGTCCTCATGCCTGCGCCTATAACCTACGCGCATCGGCTTATGCGCCGCCAGTCCGAAGTCCGCAAGAACGGCACACTGCCGTGGCTGCGTCCGGATGCCAAGAGCCAGGTAACATTCCGTTATGAGGATAATGTGCCTGTCGGCATTGACGCTGTAGTTCTCTCGACCCAGCATTCACCTGAAATAGATTACAAAACCCTTAAAGAGGCTGTTATGGATGAGATCATCCTGCCGGTCCTTCCTGCGGATTTTATCAGCACCAATACAAAATTTCATATAAACCCCACCGGCCGTTTCGTCATCGGGGGCCCGGTCGGCGACTGCGGAGTCACAGGCCGCAAGATAATCGTTGATACTTACGGCGGCGCTGCGCGCCACGGCGGCGGAGCCTTCTCAGGCAAAGACCCTTCCAAGGTTGACCGCTCTGCAGCTTATGCAACCCGTTATGTGGCAAAAAATATCGTTGCCGCAGGCCTTGCTGACCGCTGCGAGATACAGGTCTCTTACGCTATCGGCGTTGCAGAACCAATATCCATCAGCATTGAGACCTTCGGCACAGGCAAGGTTTCTGAGGATAAACTTATAGCTCTTGTGAGAGAGCACTTTGACCTCAGGCCGCGCGGCCTCATCACGATGCTCAACCTCTTGAGGCCTATATACAGCCCGACCGCTGCTTACGGGCACTTCGGCAGGGAAGGCGAAGGCTTCACATGGGAAAAGACAGATCTGGCAGAGACGCTTAAAAAGGAAGCAAAATAA
- a CDS encoding site-specific DNA-methyltransferase — MKKIHTKIMLGDCREVLKSLDENSIDMIVTSPPYADSRNGTYGGIKPDHYVEWFLPISKELLRVLKPDGTFILNIKEKVINGERHTYVIELILEMKKQGWLWTEEFMWHKKNCYPGKWPNRFRDSWERLLQFNKSRKFNMYQEEVMIPMGDWAKTRLKNLSETDKVRDNSKVGSGFGKKISNWLDKDKAYPTNVLHMATECSNRNHSAVFPEALPEWFVKLFTREGDWVLDPFMGSGTTLRVANKLKRHSIGIDRSKDYYDMVTEEANNYKDMVLFERKVKYGKNRK, encoded by the coding sequence ATGAAAAAAATACACACAAAAATAATGTTAGGTGACTGTAGAGAAGTTTTGAAAAGCCTTGATGAAAATTCAATAGATATGATTGTTACATCACCACCGTATGCTGACAGCAGAAATGGCACATATGGCGGGATAAAGCCTGATCATTATGTCGAGTGGTTTTTACCTATAAGCAAAGAACTTCTCAGGGTTTTAAAACCAGACGGCACTTTTATACTGAATATCAAAGAGAAAGTTATTAATGGCGAGCGACATACTTACGTGATCGAACTTATTCTCGAAATGAAAAAACAAGGTTGGCTATGGACTGAAGAATTTATGTGGCATAAGAAAAATTGTTATCCAGGGAAATGGCCTAACAGATTCAGGGATTCATGGGAAAGATTGTTGCAGTTTAATAAAAGTAGGAAATTTAACATGTATCAGGAAGAAGTTATGATTCCGATGGGTGACTGGGCCAAGACAAGATTAAAAAACTTAAGTGAAACAGATAAAGTACGGGACAACTCAAAGGTCGGAAGCGGTTTCGGTAAGAAGATATCAAATTGGTTGGATAAGGATAAAGCTTACCCAACAAATGTGCTTCATATGGCGACTGAATGTTCTAATAGAAATCATAGCGCAGTTTTTCCTGAGGCACTTCCTGAATGGTTTGTGAAATTGTTTACAAGAGAAGGTGATTGGGTATTGGATCCATTTATGGGTTCTGGTACGACTTTGAGAGTAGCCAATAAACTAAAACGGCATTCTATCGGGATTGATAGATCAAAAGATTATTATGATATGGTTACCGAGGAAGCAAATAACTATAAGGATATGGTACTTTTTGAAAGGAAGGTGAAGTATGGGAAAAATCGAAAATAA
- a CDS encoding adenosylhomocysteinase — MIKAASRSKAADYKVADMSLAEWGRKEIEIAEKEMPGLMSIREKHSRKKPLKGVRISGSLHMTIQTAVLIETLAALGANVRWASCNIFSTQDHAAAAIAAAGIPVFAWKGETLEEYWWCTEKALNFPGGLGPQLIVDDGGDATLFIHRGYQAEDKASILDKKTDNQELKIINNLLKSILKQDPKRWHRVVKDWHGVSEETTTGVHRLYEMMKDGTLLVPAINVNDSVTKSKFDNLYGCRESLADGIKRATDVMLAGKVSVVCGYGDVGKGCAKSLKEYGSRVIVTEIDPICALQAAMEGYEVATVEDTLGEGDIYVTTTGNVDIIKIEHMNKMKDQAIVCNIGHFDNEIQVNKLNAYKGIKKVNIKPQVDKYIFPEGHAIFLLAEGRLVNLGCATGHPSFVMSNSFTNQTLAQIDLWKNKDVYEKKVYRLSKQLDEEVARLHLEKIGVRLTKLTKEQAAYIGVSVDGPYKAEHYRY; from the coding sequence ATGATAAAAGCCGCATCAAGATCCAAAGCAGCAGATTACAAAGTCGCAGACATGAGCCTCGCGGAATGGGGCAGGAAAGAGATAGAGATAGCCGAGAAAGAGATGCCCGGCCTTATGTCCATCAGGGAAAAACATTCACGCAAAAAACCTCTGAAAGGCGTCAGGATATCAGGCTCGCTTCATATGACGATCCAGACCGCTGTGCTTATCGAGACGCTTGCAGCATTGGGCGCGAACGTCAGATGGGCAAGCTGCAATATCTTCTCAACGCAGGACCATGCCGCAGCGGCGATTGCAGCGGCTGGCATCCCGGTATTCGCGTGGAAGGGCGAAACGCTTGAAGAATACTGGTGGTGCACTGAAAAGGCTTTGAACTTCCCGGGCGGGCTCGGGCCTCAGCTTATAGTAGATGACGGAGGAGACGCGACCTTATTCATCCACCGCGGATATCAGGCGGAAGACAAAGCCTCCATCCTTGACAAGAAGACAGACAATCAAGAATTAAAGATCATTAACAACTTGCTCAAATCGATCCTTAAGCAAGACCCGAAGAGATGGCACAGGGTCGTAAAAGACTGGCACGGGGTCAGTGAAGAGACGACCACAGGCGTACACAGGCTCTACGAGATGATGAAGGACGGCACGCTGCTCGTCCCTGCGATAAACGTGAATGACTCTGTCACAAAATCCAAATTCGACAACCTCTACGGATGCAGAGAGTCTCTTGCCGACGGCATCAAGAGAGCAACCGATGTCATGCTTGCAGGCAAGGTCTCTGTTGTCTGCGGCTACGGTGATGTAGGCAAGGGATGCGCAAAGTCGCTGAAGGAATACGGCTCAAGGGTCATTGTTACCGAGATCGACCCTATCTGCGCGCTTCAGGCAGCCATGGAAGGGTATGAGGTCGCCACTGTTGAAGATACCCTCGGCGAGGGAGACATATATGTTACAACTACCGGCAACGTGGACATTATAAAGATAGAGCATATGAACAAGATGAAAGACCAGGCCATCGTCTGCAACATCGGACACTTTGACAATGAGATACAGGTGAACAAGCTTAACGCGTACAAAGGCATCAAGAAGGTTAATATAAAGCCGCAGGTGGATAAGTATATCTTCCCCGAAGGGCATGCCATCTTCCTTCTTGCCGAAGGCAGGCTGGTAAACCTCGGCTGCGCTACAGGCCACCCTTCATTCGTAATGTCAAACAGCTTCACAAACCAGACACTTGCACAGATAGACCTCTGGAAGAATAAGGATGTTTATGAAAAAAAGGTCTACCGCCTCTCCAAACAGCTTGATGAGGAAGTCGCAAGGCTCCATCTGGAGAAGATCGGCGTCAGGCTGACAAAGCTCACAAAAGAACAGGCCGCTTATATAGGCGTTTCTGTTGACGGGCCGTACAAGGCGGAGCATTACAGGTATTAA
- the uvrA gene encoding excinuclease ABC subunit UvrA, protein MLKNITIRKARVHNLKNIDLSIPRDRFTVITGPSGSGKSSLAFDTIYAEGQRRYVESLSAYARQFLEQLQKPDVDSIEGLSPSIAVEQKTVAKNLRSTVGTITKIYDYLKVAYTRIGQLNCYKCGSPIATQGVSKIVESIAALPKGTRIQVLSPVVIGRKGEHKKELIDARKMGFIRARIDGEIVDITKDLKLGKHKRHNIDIVIDRLIIKPGIERHLSTAISHAVELKDVVIINNTDDNNDLFFSMKLACPKCGINYPEITPRFFSFNSPFGACPECRGLGYMDAGEEDDDTGRLNICPQCKGMRLRQEALGVTLNGLNIGELVSKPISEISLFMAKLKLTNMEEAIISKVIKEIKERLDFLDKVGLGYISLNRPALTLSGGEIQRIRLATQIGSSLSGVLYIFDEPSIGLHPRDCGRLIQSLLKLRDLGNTVIVVEHDEDTMRSADHVIDMGPGAGIHGGYVVAEGDLKDITANEQSLTGLYLRGKMSIPVPTERRKSNKSIKVKGASEFNLKKIDVEFPLGIFNCVTGVSGSGKSTLVLDILYNALAKRLYSSKERPGMHKSIEGIDLIDKVINIDQSPLGRSPRSNPATYTGIFTLIRHLFSQAIDSKVRGYKPNRFSFNVTGGRCEACKGDGLMKVTMHFLPDVYVLCEACKGARYNKETLDIKYKGRNISEVLDMTVSQALDFFGAIPQLKSKLATIEKVGLGYIALGQSATTLSGGEAQRIKLSKELSRRATGKTLYILDEPTTGLHFVDIHKLLEVLRDLVDAGNTVIVIEHNLEVIKSADHIIDLGPEGGKEGGRVVAKGTPEEVANNPKSHTGVYLKDKLFVNKETSS, encoded by the coding sequence ATGCTGAAAAATATAACTATCAGGAAAGCAAGGGTCCATAATCTTAAAAACATAGACCTCAGCATTCCCCGTGACCGGTTTACCGTTATCACAGGCCCTTCCGGTTCAGGAAAGTCGTCGCTGGCATTTGATACCATCTATGCAGAGGGACAGAGGCGTTATGTTGAGAGCCTCTCAGCTTATGCAAGACAATTCCTTGAGCAGCTTCAGAAGCCTGATGTGGATTCCATAGAGGGTCTCTCCCCGTCAATAGCTGTCGAGCAGAAGACAGTTGCAAAGAACCTGCGTTCCACAGTCGGGACTATCACAAAGATATATGATTATCTGAAGGTGGCCTATACGCGCATCGGCCAACTTAACTGTTACAAGTGCGGAAGCCCTATCGCAACACAGGGTGTCTCCAAGATAGTCGAATCCATAGCAGCCCTGCCCAAAGGCACGCGCATCCAGGTCCTGTCGCCTGTTGTCATAGGCCGCAAGGGGGAGCACAAAAAGGAGCTGATCGATGCGAGGAAGATGGGTTTTATAAGGGCAAGGATAGACGGCGAGATAGTTGATATTACAAAGGACCTGAAGCTTGGAAAGCACAAAAGGCACAACATAGATATTGTCATTGACAGGCTCATAATCAAGCCCGGCATTGAGAGGCATTTATCAACCGCCATCTCACATGCCGTCGAACTGAAGGATGTCGTGATCATTAATAACACGGACGATAACAATGACCTCTTCTTCAGCATGAAGCTTGCATGCCCGAAATGCGGCATAAACTATCCTGAGATCACGCCCCGCTTCTTTTCATTTAACAGCCCCTTCGGCGCATGCCCGGAGTGCAGGGGGCTCGGATATATGGATGCCGGGGAAGAGGACGATGATACCGGAAGGCTGAATATATGCCCTCAATGCAAAGGCATGAGGCTCAGGCAGGAGGCGCTTGGCGTCACACTTAACGGGCTGAATATCGGCGAACTCGTCTCCAAGCCGATCAGTGAGATAAGCCTCTTCATGGCAAAGCTTAAGCTTACCAATATGGAAGAGGCGATCATATCAAAGGTCATCAAAGAGATAAAAGAGAGGCTCGACTTTCTTGACAAGGTCGGGCTGGGATATATATCACTTAACAGGCCTGCGCTAACCTTGTCCGGCGGCGAGATACAGAGGATAAGGCTTGCGACTCAGATAGGCTCCTCGCTTTCGGGCGTACTCTATATCTTTGATGAGCCGAGCATCGGGCTTCACCCAAGAGACTGCGGCAGGTTGATCCAGAGCCTGCTGAAGTTAAGAGACCTCGGCAATACCGTAATAGTGGTCGAACATGATGAAGACACCATGCGGAGCGCGGATCATGTAATTGATATGGGGCCGGGCGCCGGTATTCATGGCGGATATGTCGTGGCAGAAGGTGATCTTAAGGATATTACCGCAAACGAGCAATCGCTGACCGGGCTTTATCTCAGGGGGAAGATGTCTATCCCTGTGCCAACTGAGAGAAGGAAGAGCAATAAATCCATCAAGGTCAAAGGCGCAAGCGAATTCAATCTGAAGAAGATAGATGTTGAATTTCCTCTCGGCATCTTCAACTGCGTGACCGGCGTGTCAGGTTCAGGCAAGAGCACGCTTGTGCTTGATATCCTGTATAACGCGCTTGCCAAACGGCTTTACTCTTCCAAAGAGAGGCCGGGAATGCACAAGAGCATAGAAGGGATAGACCTGATAGACAAGGTTATTAATATAGACCAGTCCCCGTTAGGCAGGAGCCCGCGGTCAAACCCTGCGACATACACAGGCATCTTCACCCTTATCAGGCACCTCTTTTCACAGGCGATTGACTCAAAGGTCAGAGGATACAAACCGAACAGGTTCAGCTTCAATGTCACGGGCGGCAGGTGCGAGGCATGCAAGGGCGACGGCCTTATGAAGGTGACGATGCACTTTCTTCCTGATGTATATGTTCTATGCGAAGCATGCAAGGGAGCGAGGTATAACAAAGAGACGCTTGATATAAAGTACAAGGGCAGGAATATTTCCGAGGTGCTGGATATGACGGTGTCTCAGGCGCTCGACTTCTTCGGAGCCATACCTCAATTAAAGAGCAAACTGGCAACGATAGAAAAGGTCGGGCTTGGATATATCGCGCTCGGGCAGTCCGCGACAACGCTCTCCGGCGGCGAGGCGCAGAGGATCAAGCTCTCAAAGGAACTCAGCAGGAGGGCAACAGGAAAGACGCTCTACATTCTCGATGAACCTACGACAGGGCTTCATTTTGTCGACATACATAAACTTCTTGAAGTCCTCAGAGACCTTGTGGATGCCGGCAATACGGTGATCGTGATTGAGCATAATCTTGAAGTGATAAAGAGCGCAGACCATATAATAGATCTCGGGCCTGAAGGCGGTAAAGAGGGCGGCAGGGTGGTTGCAAAAGGAACGCCTGAAGAGGTTGCAAATAATCCTAAATCACATACCGGCGTTTATTTGAAAGATAAACTTTTTGTTAATAAGGAGACATCATCGTGA